The following coding sequences are from one Natrarchaeobaculum sulfurireducens window:
- a CDS encoding WD40/YVTN/BNR-like repeat-containing protein: MPTAYAALEDRLLVCVDTTGSGWETSVRLEGYRLECVAVSPDAPERAFVGTFEDGLFRSSDAGDSFEPLETPFVSEAVTSLAISPHDPDVLYAGTEPSRVYRSEDAGDSWEPLEGIVDLPSAEEWFFPPRPHTHHVRWLEVDPFDPDRLYVGIEAGAFVYSDDGGETWQERPTGSRRDNHTLAVHPDRRGRVYTAAGDGYAESDDGGESWHHPQEGLEHTYCWGLAVDPGDPDSVIVSSASGARSAHSADTASSYVYRRSTAGSEDAAEASWERLADTGLPTGDGVVRALFDTTDEPGVVYAVNNQGLFVSEDFGGRWESLGLEWSEEYEEQTPRGLAVVDT, from the coding sequence ATGCCGACCGCGTACGCGGCTCTCGAGGATCGACTGCTGGTCTGTGTCGACACAACGGGATCAGGCTGGGAGACGAGCGTCCGCCTCGAGGGCTACCGCCTCGAGTGCGTCGCCGTCTCACCCGACGCGCCTGAGCGGGCGTTCGTCGGGACGTTCGAAGACGGGCTCTTTCGCTCTTCAGACGCGGGCGACTCGTTCGAACCGCTCGAGACGCCGTTCGTGAGCGAGGCCGTCACCTCGCTCGCGATCAGTCCGCACGACCCCGACGTCCTGTATGCAGGAACGGAGCCGAGTCGCGTCTACCGCAGCGAGGACGCAGGGGATTCCTGGGAACCTCTCGAGGGCATCGTCGACCTGCCCTCGGCGGAGGAGTGGTTCTTCCCGCCGCGGCCACACACTCATCACGTCCGCTGGCTCGAGGTCGATCCGTTCGATCCCGACCGCCTCTACGTGGGGATCGAAGCGGGCGCGTTCGTCTACAGCGACGATGGCGGGGAGACCTGGCAAGAACGGCCGACAGGTTCGCGACGGGACAACCACACCCTCGCCGTCCACCCCGACCGCAGAGGACGGGTCTACACCGCCGCGGGCGACGGCTACGCCGAGAGCGACGACGGCGGCGAGTCATGGCACCATCCCCAGGAGGGGCTCGAGCACACCTACTGCTGGGGGTTGGCCGTCGATCCTGGCGACCCCGATTCAGTCATCGTCTCGAGTGCGAGCGGCGCGCGCTCGGCGCACAGCGCCGACACTGCGTCGTCGTACGTCTACCGGCGATCTACCGCCGGGAGCGAGGACGCTGCCGAGGCGAGCTGGGAGCGACTCGCAGACACCGGCCTCCCGACGGGTGACGGCGTCGTCCGTGCGCTGTTCGATACGACCGACGAGCCGGGCGTCGTCTACGCGGTGAACAACCAGGGCCTGTTCGTGAGCGAGGACTTCGGCGGCCGCTGGGAGTCGCTGGGACTCGAGTGGTCCGAAGAATACGAGGAGCAGACGCCGCGCGGGCTAGCGGTCGTCGACACATAG
- a CDS encoding ArsR/SmtB family transcription factor, whose amino-acid sequence MATEGDQDADRDGCELVLDEATAETLSARFEDESVDDAVARFAALGSETRYRVLVLLGTVDEEICVCEIEDALDVGQSAISQALSTLHGVDLVTRRKDGRWRYYTTTSLADAILEATTFDGDCE is encoded by the coding sequence ATGGCTACTGAAGGCGACCAGGACGCAGACCGAGACGGGTGCGAACTCGTCCTCGACGAGGCGACGGCGGAGACGCTATCGGCGCGCTTCGAGGACGAGTCAGTCGACGACGCAGTCGCCCGCTTTGCTGCGCTCGGAAGCGAAACACGGTATCGAGTCCTCGTTCTTCTCGGAACTGTCGACGAGGAGATTTGCGTCTGTGAGATAGAAGACGCACTCGACGTCGGACAGAGTGCAATCAGCCAGGCGCTGTCCACGCTTCACGGTGTGGACCTGGTTACACGACGGAAAGACGGCCGCTGGCGATACTACACGACGACGTCACTCGCAGACGCAATTCTCGAGGCCACGACGTTCGACGGCGACTGTGAGTAG
- a CDS encoding 30S ribosomal protein S24e: MEIDIISEAENPMLHRTDVTFELTHEDATPERLQVRDSLAAKLNKDADEVVVRKLDTKFGMRKTVGQAKVYETADHARDVEQDHMLERNKIGAAEDGEAEAEAEEA; this comes from the coding sequence ATGGAAATCGACATCATCTCCGAAGCGGAGAACCCCATGTTGCATCGGACCGACGTGACCTTCGAGCTCACTCACGAGGACGCGACGCCCGAACGGCTCCAGGTTCGAGACAGTCTCGCCGCGAAACTGAACAAGGACGCAGACGAGGTCGTCGTCCGCAAACTCGACACCAAGTTCGGGATGCGAAAGACCGTCGGTCAGGCGAAAGTCTACGAAACCGCCGACCACGCTCGCGACGTCGAGCAGGACCACATGCTCGAGCGAAACAAGATCGGTGCCGCCGAAGACGGCGAGGCCGAAGCCGAAGCGGAGGAGGCCTAG
- a CDS encoding 30S ribosomal protein S27ae has translation MARYELYDEDGSTDREQCPRCGDTFLADHGDRTHCGKCGYTEWE, from the coding sequence ATGGCGCGCTACGAACTCTACGACGAAGACGGCAGCACGGACCGCGAACAGTGTCCCCGCTGTGGCGACACCTTCCTCGCCGACCACGGCGACCGCACCCACTGTGGCAAGTGCGGCTACACCGAGTGGGAATAG
- a CDS encoding bifunctional N(6)-L-threonylcarbamoyladenine synthase/serine/threonine protein kinase, with protein sequence MSSTTRILGIEGTAWAASAAVYDAETDDVFIESDAYQPDSGGIHPREAAEHMHDAIPQVVETALEHARATHDGPADEPPVDAVAFSRGPGLGPCLRIVGTAARALSQSLSVALVGVNHMVAHLEIGRHSADFTDPVCLNASGANAHLLAYRNGRYRVLGETMDTGVGNAIDKFTRYVGWTHPGGPKVEQAATEGEYVDLPYVVKGMDFSFSGIMSAAKQAYDDGTPVEDVCYSLQENVFGMLTEVSERALSLTGSDELVLGGGVGQNARLREMLEEMCDQRGAAFCAPEPRFLRDNAGMIAVLGAKMYDAGETLALEESHVDPNFRPDQVPVTWRTRREASRDGERGAKRPASEEAFEPAGGSEDDGPVQGAEAIVDLATEANRVRKRRREKSYRHPELDARLRRERTTLEARLTSLARREGVPTPVLSDVDLLEARLEFEYVGDSDLRDGLTPAAVGDVGRHLARVHRAGFVHGDPTTRNVRVTRGRDNGRTYLIDFGLGYHTDHVEDYAMDLHVFDQSLVGTADDPEPLRGAVREGYREVGEERVLERLREIERRGRYLGDG encoded by the coding sequence GTGAGTTCTACCACCCGAATACTCGGCATCGAAGGCACCGCCTGGGCGGCCAGCGCCGCGGTGTACGACGCCGAAACGGACGACGTCTTCATCGAGAGCGACGCCTACCAGCCCGACAGCGGTGGCATTCATCCGCGCGAGGCCGCCGAACACATGCACGACGCGATCCCGCAGGTGGTCGAGACGGCCCTCGAGCACGCTCGAGCGACCCACGACGGGCCAGCCGACGAACCGCCGGTGGACGCGGTCGCCTTCTCTCGAGGGCCGGGACTCGGCCCCTGTCTGCGGATCGTCGGGACCGCCGCCCGTGCGTTGAGTCAGTCGCTCTCGGTGGCGCTCGTCGGCGTCAATCACATGGTCGCCCACCTCGAGATCGGCCGGCACAGCGCCGACTTTACCGATCCTGTCTGTCTGAACGCCAGTGGCGCGAACGCCCACCTGCTGGCCTACCGCAACGGCCGCTATCGCGTGCTAGGCGAGACGATGGACACCGGGGTCGGCAACGCCATCGACAAGTTCACCCGCTACGTCGGCTGGACCCACCCCGGCGGGCCGAAGGTCGAACAGGCGGCGACCGAGGGCGAGTACGTCGACCTACCCTACGTCGTCAAAGGGATGGACTTCTCGTTTTCGGGGATCATGAGCGCCGCCAAACAGGCCTACGACGACGGGACGCCAGTCGAGGACGTTTGTTACTCCCTCCAGGAGAACGTCTTCGGAATGCTGACCGAGGTCTCCGAACGGGCGCTGTCGCTGACCGGCAGCGACGAACTCGTCCTCGGCGGTGGCGTCGGCCAGAACGCACGCCTTCGGGAGATGCTCGAGGAGATGTGCGACCAGCGTGGGGCAGCCTTCTGCGCCCCCGAACCCCGCTTTCTGCGCGATAACGCCGGGATGATCGCCGTCCTCGGCGCGAAGATGTACGACGCAGGCGAGACGCTCGCCCTCGAGGAGTCCCACGTCGACCCCAACTTCCGGCCCGACCAGGTGCCGGTGACCTGGCGCACGAGACGCGAGGCGTCTCGAGACGGCGAGCGGGGAGCGAAGCGACCTGCGAGCGAAGAGGCGTTTGAACCGGCGGGCGGAAGCGAAGACGACGGGCCGGTCCAGGGGGCCGAAGCTATCGTCGACTTGGCGACCGAAGCCAATCGCGTGCGGAAACGCCGCCGCGAGAAGAGCTATCGCCACCCCGAACTCGACGCCCGCCTCCGGCGCGAGCGGACGACACTCGAGGCCCGACTGACGAGCCTGGCCCGACGCGAAGGCGTTCCGACGCCCGTCCTGTCGGACGTCGATCTCCTGGAAGCTCGACTCGAGTTCGAGTACGTCGGCGACTCCGACCTTCGGGACGGACTCACCCCGGCTGCCGTGGGGGACGTCGGCCGCCACCTCGCACGAGTACACCGTGCCGGCTTCGTCCACGGCGATCCGACGACGCGAAACGTGCGGGTCACGCGGGGGCGAGATAACGGCCGAACTTACCTCATCGACTTTGGGCTCGGCTACCACACTGACCACGTCGAAGACTACGCGATGGACCTGCACGTCTTCGATCAGAGTCTCGTCGGGACGGCCGACGACCCCGAACCCCTTCGTGGAGCGGTCCGCGAGGGGTACCGCGAGGTAGGCGAAGAGCGGGTGCTCGAGCGCCTCCGTGAGATCGAACGTCGAGGCCGCTATCTCGGCGACGGCTGA
- a CDS encoding YgaP family membrane protein, with the protein MERNVGGLDRIVRGVLGIWLVVVAAAAYRDDNPGRAAIAAVAGVGLLQNATTCFCGGNYLLGIDTTTDDD; encoded by the coding sequence ATGGAGCGGAACGTTGGCGGACTCGATCGCATCGTTCGCGGCGTCCTCGGGATCTGGCTGGTCGTCGTTGCGGCCGCGGCCTACCGAGACGACAACCCTGGACGCGCCGCAATCGCAGCCGTCGCCGGAGTAGGGCTCCTCCAGAACGCCACGACGTGCTTTTGTGGCGGGAACTACCTGCTCGGAATCGATACGACGACTGACGACGACTGA
- a CDS encoding DUF5808 domain-containing protein, with amino-acid sequence MADKPTSGEILGVPYNFERPSLSRMLSSYWQPGEGMLVEKPFGVGYSLNLANWRSWVVVLVAGALLWQQEQSKSAADEDREDEPVEVIVDDE; translated from the coding sequence ATGGCAGATAAGCCGACCTCTGGTGAGATTCTCGGCGTACCGTACAACTTCGAGCGACCGAGCCTGAGCCGAATGCTTTCGTCGTACTGGCAACCCGGCGAAGGGATGCTCGTCGAGAAACCGTTCGGCGTCGGGTACAGCCTGAATCTCGCAAACTGGCGGTCGTGGGTCGTCGTCCTCGTCGCCGGGGCGTTGCTCTGGCAGCAAGAACAGAGCAAGTCCGCCGCCGACGAGGACCGCGAAGACGAACCCGTCGAAGTGATCGTCGACGACGAGTAG
- a CDS encoding XTP/dITP diphosphatase encodes MLIRFVTGNEGKAREARSYLEGITAVNQVEYDYTEIQSDSLEEIATHGAREAYEALGDTEPVLVDDAGLFVDALEGFPGPYSAYVEDTVGVERLWKLVEDEENKRAHFRTVLAYADAERTETFEGAVAGTLVAPRGEGGFGYDPIFEYNGQTMAEMSTEEKNAISHRGRALATFAEWYADQH; translated from the coding sequence ATGCTCATTCGGTTCGTCACCGGCAACGAGGGGAAAGCCCGCGAAGCTCGATCGTACCTCGAGGGAATCACGGCCGTTAATCAGGTCGAGTACGACTACACCGAGATCCAGAGCGATTCGCTCGAAGAGATCGCCACCCACGGCGCACGCGAGGCCTACGAGGCGCTGGGTGACACCGAACCGGTGCTGGTCGACGACGCGGGGCTGTTCGTCGACGCGCTCGAGGGCTTTCCGGGGCCGTACTCGGCGTACGTCGAGGACACGGTCGGCGTCGAACGCCTCTGGAAGCTGGTCGAAGACGAGGAGAACAAACGCGCACACTTCCGGACGGTGCTCGCCTACGCCGACGCCGAACGCACCGAGACGTTCGAGGGGGCGGTTGCGGGGACGCTCGTCGCCCCACGCGGCGAGGGCGGGTTCGGCTACGACCCCATCTTCGAGTACAACGGCCAGACGATGGCCGAGATGAGTACCGAGGAGAAAAACGCCATCTCTCACCGCGGCCGCGCCCTGGCGACGTTCGCCGAGTGGTACGCAGACCAACACTAA
- a CDS encoding DUF7384 family protein, which translates to MANRPNPARVVADVDVLAADLLVGGDAREALDHVRSHSWIDLVASDRLLEETERVVATLADADLAAVHRERLEAERVSVDHPEEDHPALASAYRGGAAHLLSYDDALGSARAGLSLQPRVSVSIRSPDAFATLFDPESLYEAVEGGAYPGPDRDPRE; encoded by the coding sequence ATGGCTAACCGACCGAATCCTGCGCGCGTCGTCGCCGACGTGGACGTACTGGCGGCCGACCTCCTCGTCGGCGGCGACGCCCGCGAGGCGCTCGATCACGTCCGGAGTCACTCGTGGATCGACCTCGTCGCGAGCGACCGCCTGCTCGAGGAGACAGAGCGAGTCGTCGCGACCCTCGCCGACGCGGACCTCGCAGCCGTCCACCGCGAGCGACTCGAGGCAGAACGCGTGTCGGTCGATCACCCCGAAGAAGATCATCCGGCGCTCGCATCGGCCTATCGCGGCGGGGCGGCGCACCTGCTGTCGTACGACGATGCCCTCGGCTCGGCACGAGCCGGCCTTTCCTTACAGCCACGTGTCTCCGTTAGCATCAGATCGCCGGACGCCTTCGCGACGTTGTTCGATCCCGAGAGCCTCTATGAGGCCGTCGAAGGCGGTGCGTATCCCGGTCCGGATCGCGACCCGCGCGAGTAG
- a CDS encoding OsmC family protein, translating into MSDSTQSQTQRFSVSAEADSETKTTVSTRGFEFVVDEPPALGGTDDGPNPVEYLLGAWAGCLTVVAHTVADERGIDLGDVSIDLEGDLDPARFLGQSDDVRAGYQSIDVTISADTDADEETLEAWLTEVERRCPVGDNILHETPATVSLEH; encoded by the coding sequence ATGAGCGACTCGACACAGTCACAGACGCAGCGGTTTTCGGTCTCGGCGGAAGCCGACAGCGAGACGAAGACGACGGTCTCGACCCGCGGCTTCGAGTTCGTCGTCGACGAACCCCCTGCCCTCGGCGGGACCGACGACGGCCCGAACCCCGTCGAGTACCTCCTCGGCGCGTGGGCGGGCTGTCTCACCGTCGTCGCCCACACCGTCGCAGACGAGCGCGGCATCGACCTCGGTGACGTCAGTATCGACCTCGAGGGCGACCTCGACCCCGCCAGGTTCCTCGGCCAGAGCGACGACGTCCGCGCTGGCTACCAGTCGATCGACGTCACGATCTCTGCCGACACCGACGCCGACGAAGAAACGCTCGAGGCGTGGCTTACCGAGGTCGAACGTCGCTGTCCCGTCGGTGACAATATCCTCCACGAAACGCCAGCGACGGTCTCGCTCGAGCACTGA
- a CDS encoding SDR family NAD(P)-dependent oxidoreductase, giving the protein MHEPDYSVAGDTAIVTGASQGIGKAIAETLAASGANVAVCSRSIDRVGPVADAITDADVAGEAIAVECNVRERDQVQSFVDRTVEEFGDIDVLVNNAGGEFVAPFEDISENGWKTIIDLNLNSTVHCAQLAGEVMREGDGGSIINLSSVNGQHAAPGESHYSAAKAAIIRLTETLATEWAGDGIRVNCVAPGLIQTPGVAETLGIESDDMPPREKADRRIGHAEEIADIVQFLASPAASFMNGETLTAKGVPRAGNSMSQGLGLE; this is encoded by the coding sequence ATGCACGAACCCGACTACAGCGTCGCGGGCGACACCGCAATCGTCACGGGCGCAAGCCAGGGTATCGGCAAGGCAATCGCAGAGACGCTCGCTGCGAGCGGGGCGAACGTCGCGGTCTGCTCTCGATCGATCGACCGTGTGGGACCGGTCGCCGACGCGATCACCGATGCCGACGTCGCTGGCGAGGCGATAGCGGTCGAGTGTAACGTCCGCGAGCGCGATCAGGTGCAGTCGTTCGTCGACCGAACGGTCGAGGAGTTCGGCGACATCGACGTGCTCGTAAACAACGCTGGCGGCGAGTTCGTCGCCCCCTTCGAGGACATCTCCGAGAACGGCTGGAAGACCATTATCGACCTCAACCTCAACAGCACCGTCCACTGTGCCCAACTCGCCGGTGAAGTGATGCGCGAGGGTGACGGTGGCTCGATCATCAACCTCTCGTCGGTCAACGGCCAACACGCCGCACCCGGCGAGAGTCACTACAGCGCGGCGAAAGCGGCGATCATCCGACTGACCGAGACGTTAGCAACCGAGTGGGCCGGTGACGGCATCCGCGTCAACTGTGTTGCACCGGGACTGATTCAAACCCCCGGCGTCGCCGAGACCCTCGGCATCGAGAGCGACGACATGCCACCTCGAGAAAAGGCCGACCGCCGTATCGGCCACGCCGAAGAGATCGCCGATATCGTCCAGTTTCTCGCCAGCCCCGCCGCTTCGTTCATGAACGGCGAGACGCTCACCGCCAAAGGCGTCCCACGGGCTGGCAACTCGATGTCACAGGGACTCGGCCTCGAGTAG
- a CDS encoding DUF6997 domain-containing protein — MVFGPALEKLAASDGSVFGPTSFRSYVTRHDLEAGPRTPRYISVDALSDLAPELREADVMVLRTGSAPDGRGTGFLLVESHDGIEEFFLCDESAFDGSSSERLSMADDERLESFELLPSRSETSLVNLGLASGALAEALSLDRPGALSPPATGRSTFTFEMRPHGQLSETVTHRNGQVEIDTLFVERRGGERTLFVLEAKTGPRASLAKHKLVYPVLALAERVPPAVSIVPVYLRCRDGGEQVTFAVAECTLPDPRESIPGVNDLEVTRSSVIELER; from the coding sequence ATGGTGTTCGGCCCCGCCCTCGAGAAGCTGGCAGCGTCGGACGGGTCGGTGTTCGGGCCGACGTCTTTTCGGTCCTACGTCACTCGCCACGACCTCGAGGCAGGGCCGCGGACACCCCGATACATCTCGGTCGACGCGCTCTCTGACCTCGCACCCGAACTCCGGGAAGCAGACGTCATGGTGCTCCGGACGGGGTCGGCCCCCGACGGTCGGGGGACGGGCTTTCTGCTCGTCGAGAGCCACGACGGCATCGAGGAGTTCTTCCTGTGCGACGAGTCGGCGTTTGACGGTTCTTCGTCCGAGCGGCTGTCGATGGCGGACGACGAGCGACTCGAGTCGTTCGAGCTGTTGCCGTCGCGCTCTGAAACGTCGCTGGTGAACCTCGGGCTGGCCTCGGGTGCGCTCGCGGAGGCGCTCTCGCTCGACCGGCCAGGTGCGCTTTCGCCGCCTGCGACGGGGCGTTCGACGTTCACCTTCGAGATGCGCCCCCACGGACAGCTCTCGGAGACGGTCACCCACCGAAACGGCCAGGTCGAGATCGACACGCTGTTCGTCGAACGACGCGGCGGCGAACGAACGCTGTTCGTCCTCGAGGCCAAGACCGGTCCACGGGCTTCACTCGCGAAGCACAAACTCGTCTATCCCGTATTGGCCCTCGCTGAGCGCGTCCCGCCTGCAGTCTCCATCGTCCCGGTCTACCTCCGCTGTCGTGACGGAGGCGAGCAGGTGACGTTCGCGGTCGCCGAGTGTACGCTGCCGGACCCCCGCGAGTCGATTCCGGGGGTCAATGACCTCGAGGTCACGCGTTCGTCGGTGATCGAACTCGAGCGGTAA
- a CDS encoding dihydrodipicolinate synthase family protein, which yields MTLRNALRGITTPLVTPFDPETGDVDEQALEGLVDHLLENGIDGLFPCGTTGEFTSLTPGERRRVHEVVVDRADGEVPVLAGTAATSVEEAVDYAEHAAEIGADAVVVTEPYYHGPNDPDGNRQFFEQVADRSPLPVLLYNIPPCTGGSIALETFEAVATHENVIGTKDSSGDLEYLLSVMRRTPEEFVVLQGYDTLLVAALRMGADGGLNAGSNVAPAAYGELYDSFDGERGIELQDAIEPLFDACAEYGFAPATKAALEYRGVIASDAVRPPLVPVSEDGQNGVEAGVDALLEG from the coding sequence ATGACACTTCGAAACGCACTCCGGGGGATCACCACCCCGCTCGTCACGCCGTTCGATCCGGAGACGGGCGACGTCGACGAACAGGCGCTCGAGGGGCTGGTCGATCACCTCCTCGAGAACGGTATCGACGGCCTCTTTCCCTGCGGAACGACGGGCGAGTTCACCAGCCTGACGCCCGGAGAACGGCGGCGGGTCCACGAGGTCGTCGTCGACCGCGCCGACGGCGAGGTGCCAGTGCTTGCGGGCACGGCCGCGACGTCCGTCGAGGAAGCGGTCGACTACGCCGAGCACGCTGCCGAGATCGGTGCCGACGCCGTCGTCGTCACCGAGCCGTACTATCACGGCCCAAACGATCCCGACGGCAATCGCCAGTTCTTCGAGCAGGTAGCCGACCGATCGCCCCTGCCCGTTCTGCTGTACAACATTCCGCCGTGTACTGGCGGTTCGATCGCCCTCGAGACCTTCGAGGCCGTCGCCACACACGAGAACGTGATCGGAACGAAAGACTCGAGCGGTGACCTCGAGTACCTGCTGTCGGTGATGCGCCGGACGCCCGAAGAGTTCGTCGTCCTCCAGGGCTACGACACCCTGCTCGTCGCCGCGCTCAGGATGGGTGCCGACGGTGGGCTGAACGCGGGGTCGAACGTCGCGCCCGCAGCCTACGGCGAACTGTACGACTCGTTCGACGGCGAGCGCGGGATCGAACTGCAGGACGCCATCGAGCCGCTGTTTGACGCCTGTGCCGAGTACGGGTTCGCGCCAGCGACGAAGGCCGCCCTCGAGTATCGTGGCGTGATTGCGAGCGATGCTGTTCGCCCGCCGCTCGTCCCGGTGTCGGAGGACGGACAGAACGGTGTGGAAGCGGGCGTCGACGCCTTGCTCGAGGGGTAA
- the mutL gene encoding DNA mismatch repair endonuclease MutL, whose amino-acid sequence MTDDTDIQQLDDDTVARIAAGEVVERPASAVKELVENSLDADASRVEVDVEEGGTELIRVADDGDGMNDADLRAAVRQHTTSKIAGLEDLEAGVRTLGFRGEALHTIGSVSRMTIRSRPRDADSAGTELVYDGGDVVSVEPAGCPEGTVVEVEDLFYNTPARRKFLKTTATEFAHVNRIVTRYALANPDVAVSLTHDGREVFATTGQGDLQASILAVYGREVASSMIAVEADAETDDLPPGPLESVTGLVSHPETNRSSREYVATYVNGRAVTADAIREGIMSAYDTQLGGDRYPFVALFLEVPGDVVDVNVHPRKREVRFDDDDAVRRQVAAAVESALLEHGLLRSRAPRGRSAPAETEVATERSTVADHTRDTGPDASGKVGEKSDDIPEDGTQAEVTEPTRTETADRTRDHVAESGRSQSTSSTAATGLGESGDPTADRSAGPSTGASEPAPTQASTGSSDGGADRDDSTASVSSATPESDASEQTQADGRAEADRKFAAATEQRTLGGEAATGEATTYDSLPPLRVLGQLSDTYVVCETPDGLALVDQHAADERVNYERLQAAFADDPPAQALASPVKLELTAAEAEAFSGYRDALARLGFYADRVDERTVAVTTVPAVLEETLAPERLRDVLTSILEGDREAGAETVDAIADEFLGDLACYPSITGNTSLTEGSVVDLLEALDDCENPYACPHGRPVVVQFDDDEIEARFERDYPGHS is encoded by the coding sequence ATGACAGACGACACCGATATTCAGCAGTTAGACGACGACACCGTCGCCCGAATCGCCGCGGGTGAGGTCGTCGAACGGCCCGCGAGCGCGGTAAAGGAACTCGTAGAGAACAGCCTCGACGCCGACGCCTCGCGCGTCGAAGTCGACGTCGAGGAGGGCGGCACCGAACTGATTCGCGTCGCCGACGACGGCGACGGGATGAACGACGCCGACCTCCGGGCGGCCGTTCGACAGCACACGACGAGCAAGATCGCAGGCCTCGAGGACCTCGAGGCAGGAGTCAGGACACTCGGATTCCGCGGTGAAGCCTTACACACGATCGGGTCGGTCTCCCGAATGACGATTCGTTCGCGCCCGCGAGACGCCGACAGTGCAGGGACGGAACTCGTCTACGATGGCGGCGACGTCGTCTCGGTCGAGCCCGCGGGCTGTCCCGAGGGGACCGTCGTCGAGGTCGAAGACCTGTTCTACAACACCCCCGCACGCCGGAAGTTCCTCAAAACGACGGCGACGGAATTCGCCCACGTCAACCGGATCGTCACGCGGTACGCACTCGCCAACCCGGACGTGGCCGTCTCGCTGACCCACGACGGCCGGGAGGTGTTCGCCACGACGGGCCAGGGAGACCTCCAGGCTTCCATCCTCGCCGTCTACGGTCGCGAGGTCGCCTCGTCGATGATCGCCGTCGAGGCCGACGCCGAGACCGACGACCTGCCGCCGGGACCTCTCGAGTCCGTCACCGGACTCGTCTCTCATCCCGAAACGAACCGCTCGAGCCGTGAATACGTCGCGACGTACGTCAACGGGCGAGCGGTCACCGCCGACGCGATTCGTGAAGGAATCATGAGCGCCTACGACACCCAGCTGGGCGGCGACCGCTACCCGTTCGTCGCGCTCTTTCTCGAGGTCCCCGGCGACGTCGTCGACGTGAACGTCCACCCCCGAAAGCGAGAGGTTCGTTTCGACGACGACGACGCCGTCCGCCGGCAGGTCGCCGCCGCCGTCGAGTCGGCACTCCTCGAGCACGGCCTCCTTCGCTCGCGCGCCCCCAGAGGACGATCCGCGCCAGCGGAGACCGAAGTCGCGACGGAGCGATCGACGGTGGCCGACCACACTCGAGACACAGGCCCGGACGCCTCAGGTAAAGTCGGCGAAAAGAGCGATGATATACCCGAAGACGGGACGCAAGCGGAAGTCACAGAGCCGACTCGGACGGAAACCGCCGACCGAACGCGAGACCACGTCGCCGAATCAGGTCGGAGCCAATCGACGTCGTCCACGGCCGCCACCGGTCTCGGAGAATCGGGGGACCCGACGGCAGACCGGTCCGCTGGCCCGTCGACGGGAGCGTCCGAACCAGCGCCCACACAAGCATCGACGGGCTCGAGTGACGGGGGAGCCGACCGGGACGACTCGACGGCATCGGTCTCGTCGGCGACCCCTGAATCGGACGCGAGCGAGCAAACGCAGGCTGACGGACGAGCCGAGGCCGACCGAAAGTTCGCCGCCGCGACCGAACAGCGAACCCTCGGGGGCGAGGCTGCGACGGGCGAAGCGACCACATACGACTCGTTGCCGCCGTTGCGGGTGCTCGGCCAGCTTTCTGACACCTACGTCGTCTGTGAGACGCCCGACGGACTCGCGCTGGTCGACCAGCACGCCGCCGACGAGCGGGTCAACTACGAGCGCCTGCAGGCCGCCTTCGCCGACGACCCCCCAGCCCAGGCGCTGGCGTCGCCGGTCAAACTCGAGTTGACCGCGGCCGAGGCCGAAGCGTTTTCGGGCTATCGCGACGCCCTCGCCCGGCTGGGCTTTTACGCCGACCGGGTCGACGAGCGGACGGTCGCCGTGACGACCGTCCCCGCGGTACTCGAGGAGACGCTCGCGCCCGAACGCCTCCGCGACGTGCTCACGTCGATCCTCGAGGGCGACCGTGAGGCCGGAGCCGAGACCGTCGACGCCATCGCCGATGAGTTCCTCGGCGATCTCGCGTGTTACCCCTCTATCACCGGCAACACCTCGCTGACGGAAGGATCGGTCGTCGACCTGCTCGAGGCGCTCGATGACTGTGAGAACCCATACGCCTGCCCGCACGGTCGGCCCGTGGTCGTCCAGTTCGACGACGACGAGATCGAGGCGCGTTTCGAGCGGGACTATCCGGGACACAGCTAG